The following coding sequences lie in one Sinorhizobium fredii USDA 257 genomic window:
- a CDS encoding PLP-dependent cysteine synthase family protein — translation MLHTTVTQLIGQTPVMSIDVPGRNATLVLKIEKNNPGGSMKDRMARSMVVAALEDGRLAPGGTIVESSSGNTGTGLALAALEFGLRFIAVVDHHAAPEKIRMMRALGAEIRYVEGDFRDDEVAVVERQRLAAQLGAQLPGALFMNQSDNPANPEGYAGLVDELVAQLPGGIDAFVGCVGTGGSMTGISQRLKRHNPAVRTIAVEPAGSIVFGKPGHPYYQSGTGTPAGDEVGKVLDYGCIDEGVQVTDTQAFETARYIARRKGLLVGGSTGGAIYKALEFIAAGTLTGTVVTTVADGGEKYLGTIFDEEWMAQRRLLDSAIAAQLDGWLFGRARAA, via the coding sequence ATGCTGCACACGACCGTAACGCAATTGATCGGCCAGACGCCGGTCATGTCGATCGACGTACCCGGCCGCAACGCCACCCTGGTTCTGAAGATCGAGAAGAACAATCCCGGCGGCTCGATGAAGGATCGTATGGCGCGCAGCATGGTGGTTGCGGCGCTTGAGGATGGGCGCCTCGCTCCCGGCGGCACGATCGTTGAATCATCGTCCGGAAATACCGGCACGGGGCTGGCGCTCGCAGCGCTGGAATTCGGTCTGCGCTTCATCGCCGTGGTGGACCACCATGCAGCGCCCGAAAAGATCCGCATGATGCGGGCGCTCGGGGCCGAGATCCGCTATGTCGAAGGCGACTTTCGCGATGACGAGGTCGCGGTTGTCGAGCGCCAACGCCTCGCCGCGCAGCTCGGCGCGCAGCTTCCGGGCGCGCTGTTCATGAACCAGTCCGACAATCCGGCAAATCCGGAAGGCTATGCCGGCCTCGTGGACGAACTGGTTGCCCAGCTTCCCGGCGGCATCGACGCCTTTGTCGGCTGCGTCGGGACCGGCGGCTCGATGACCGGAATCTCCCAGCGTCTGAAGCGCCACAATCCGGCGGTGCGCACCATTGCCGTGGAACCGGCCGGCTCGATCGTCTTCGGCAAGCCGGGGCACCCCTACTACCAGTCCGGAACGGGCACGCCCGCCGGCGACGAGGTCGGCAAGGTGCTCGACTATGGCTGCATCGACGAAGGTGTGCAGGTGACCGACACGCAAGCCTTCGAGACGGCACGCTATATCGCCCGGCGCAAGGGACTGCTTGTTGGCGGCTCGACCGGCGGCGCCATCTACAAGGCGCTGGAATTCATTGCTGCGGGCACGCTCACCGGCACGGTTGTCACCACGGTCGCCGATGGCGGCGAGAAGTATCTGGGCACGATTTTCGACGAAGAATGGATGGCGCAGCGCCGCCTGCTCGATTCAGCAATCGCTGCCCAGTTGGATGGCTGGCTCTTCGGAAGGGCGCGGGCAGCATGA
- a CDS encoding Y4yA family PLP-dependent enzyme, whose protein sequence is MTLHCQKIGHGLPPILRSATADLLTIHGPLLFDWAARHGSPLNLVWPDALQENLAALKGVLTECRVEHAIYYGAKVNKSPGLMQAALSAGAGLDVSSLYELRDARLLGAEGVRLVATGPAKTGAFHQELIDCNALISVDSPEELEDLIHGLPADVGPQPILLRLRPRNQSKSRFGMPADAVVHCLARLAGESRLRFDGLHFHLSGYLWETRVAALSEAADLIAEARRMGFSPRMIDIGGGLPIQYVDRARYEAHLAAQAPEDYRNGKIPDSFYPYGSTLSAADWLHRLLEAEMSQGRSVAGYLAREGLTLAMEPGRALADQAAITVFLISRVKALGPDSHVIFVEGSSFSACETWFASEFLVDPILVPATRPAAQSPPIRAYLAGHSCLDEDVLSNRWLSFPIAPHAGDLLVYANTGGYQMDLLENEFHRHAMPARLCVVKDAEGHPILVPDTIGEV, encoded by the coding sequence ATGACGCTGCATTGCCAGAAGATCGGCCATGGGCTGCCACCGATTTTGCGATCGGCGACTGCGGACCTTCTCACCATACACGGTCCTCTTCTTTTCGATTGGGCCGCCCGCCACGGCTCGCCCCTCAATCTGGTTTGGCCGGACGCGCTGCAGGAGAATCTCGCCGCCTTGAAAGGTGTGCTAACTGAGTGCCGCGTCGAGCATGCGATTTATTACGGGGCGAAGGTCAACAAATCGCCCGGGCTGATGCAGGCAGCGCTCAGCGCAGGCGCCGGGCTCGACGTCTCCAGTCTTTACGAACTTCGCGACGCAAGGCTGCTAGGGGCCGAGGGTGTCAGGCTCGTGGCGACAGGGCCGGCGAAGACGGGCGCATTTCATCAAGAGCTGATCGATTGCAACGCGCTGATATCGGTGGACTCGCCGGAAGAGCTGGAGGATCTCATCCACGGTCTGCCGGCAGATGTTGGTCCACAGCCGATCCTCTTGCGTTTGCGGCCGAGGAACCAGAGCAAGAGCCGCTTCGGGATGCCGGCCGACGCGGTCGTTCATTGCCTCGCTCGGCTCGCCGGTGAAAGCAGGTTGCGTTTCGACGGGCTGCATTTCCACCTCAGCGGCTATCTCTGGGAGACCCGTGTCGCAGCGCTCAGCGAGGCCGCCGACCTCATTGCCGAAGCCCGGCGGATGGGATTTTCTCCGCGCATGATCGATATTGGCGGTGGCCTGCCTATCCAATATGTCGACCGAGCCAGGTACGAAGCGCATCTCGCGGCGCAGGCGCCCGAGGACTACCGCAACGGGAAAATACCGGACTCTTTCTATCCCTATGGCAGCACTCTTTCGGCAGCCGACTGGCTGCACCGGCTCTTGGAGGCGGAGATGAGCCAGGGCCGAAGCGTAGCCGGCTACCTGGCGCGTGAGGGTCTCACGCTGGCGATGGAGCCGGGCCGCGCTCTGGCCGACCAGGCGGCGATCACCGTCTTCCTGATCTCGCGGGTGAAGGCACTCGGTCCGGATTCGCACGTCATCTTTGTCGAGGGCAGCAGTTTCAGCGCCTGCGAAACCTGGTTCGCTTCCGAATTCCTGGTCGATCCGATTCTCGTGCCGGCCACGAGGCCGGCCGCTCAATCGCCGCCGATCCGCGCCTATCTGGCCGGTCACAGCTGCCTGGATGAGGACGTTCTCAGCAACAGATGGCTGAGCTTCCCGATCGCGCCGCATGCCGGTGACCTTCTGGTCTACGCCAACACCGGCGGCTATCAGATGGATCTCCTCGAAAACGAATTCCATCGCCACGCCATGCCCGCCCGCCTCTGCGTCGTGAAGGACGCGGAAGGGCATCCCATTCTCGTTCCCGACACAATTGGAGAGGTTTAG
- a CDS encoding ParB N-terminal domain-containing protein, with protein sequence MEYCLLSPAQLIPTEEVNLDSVDALQAQILQAGSWTAPITAEKDALFVMDGHHRLTVAHRLRLTTVPVVLLDYDSVRVESWRPGENITPAEIFAMARSGRKFPYKTTRHIFAHGLPICDVPLELLSSPAPMDMAPAFSAGAL encoded by the coding sequence ATGGAATATTGCCTTCTCTCCCCAGCACAATTGATCCCAACAGAAGAGGTGAACCTCGACAGCGTCGATGCACTGCAGGCCCAAATCCTGCAAGCAGGCTCATGGACCGCGCCAATAACAGCCGAGAAGGATGCCTTGTTCGTGATGGACGGCCATCACCGGTTGACGGTTGCGCATCGCCTCCGGCTCACCACGGTGCCCGTGGTTCTTCTCGACTATGATTCGGTGCGGGTGGAGAGTTGGCGCCCAGGTGAGAACATAACTCCGGCGGAAATCTTCGCGATGGCGCGCAGCGGCCGCAAGTTTCCCTACAAGACGACCCGGCACATTTTTGCCCACGGCTTGCCGATATGCGATGTGCCGCTTGAGCTTTTAAGCAGTCCCGCTCCGATGGACATGGCGCCGGCCTTTTCCGCGGGGGCGCTGTGA
- a CDS encoding DUF4956 domain-containing protein translates to MNLVGMMLLVFGMYYRRYRDKELVTAAALFNIFVFAVLTILSSVNFSVAAGFGLFAILALFTLRSEPLTKTEMTYFFGSVAIAVISSVQGTTLPFAAMVVLFVLVGAYIVDHPKMLQSVSGAKVTLDKIHLTLLSDPKTMRAELSDRLGVDVLSYQVLQLDYITEMARLNVFYRKH, encoded by the coding sequence ATGAACCTTGTCGGAATGATGCTGCTTGTCTTCGGCATGTATTATCGACGGTACCGCGACAAGGAATTGGTCACGGCCGCAGCCCTGTTCAATATTTTCGTCTTCGCGGTGCTGACCATCCTGTCGTCGGTGAATTTCAGCGTGGCAGCCGGCTTTGGTCTGTTCGCCATTCTGGCGCTGTTCACGCTGCGCTCCGAACCTCTGACAAAGACCGAGATGACCTATTTCTTCGGCAGTGTCGCCATCGCCGTCATCTCTTCTGTGCAGGGAACCACGCTGCCCTTCGCGGCTATGGTCGTGCTCTTCGTGCTGGTCGGCGCCTATATCGTCGATCATCCGAAGATGCTGCAATCGGTTAGCGGGGCGAAGGTCACGCTGGATAAAATCCACCTTACGCTGCTGTCGGACCCCAAGACCATGCGCGCCGAACTTTCGGACCGGTTGGGCGTCGACGTCCTGTCCTATCAGGTTCTCCAACTCGACTACATCACGGAAATGGCGAGGCTCAATGTCTTCTATCGCAAACACTGA
- a CDS encoding polyphosphate polymerase domain-containing protein, giving the protein MSSIANTDAWLEQAFVPISLDTLNARAEMLERLDNKYVIGAAVLRRAAAELAKHFDILEIDGCRTFTYETCYFDDADRNSYFNHHQGRRKRAKVRIRKYLEAGLCFVEVKLKDKRGATVKKRLPYDPVKFGVLDETALDYVHDAYFDQYRQEFPYELSRVVDMRYVRMTLVAKRGGERMTIDSQLRFFALGSSHAVRDDRFILETKSANGNGIADRILRTLHQHPTKHCSKYCTAIAILNQGTKHNKFLPALRKLGSVPGQQRELTVSPIEKEFAA; this is encoded by the coding sequence ATGTCTTCTATCGCAAACACTGACGCTTGGCTGGAGCAGGCTTTCGTGCCGATCAGCCTGGATACCCTCAACGCAAGGGCTGAAATGCTGGAGCGGCTCGACAACAAATATGTCATCGGGGCGGCAGTACTGCGCCGCGCCGCGGCGGAACTGGCAAAGCACTTCGATATTCTTGAGATCGACGGGTGCCGGACATTCACCTACGAAACCTGCTATTTCGACGACGCGGACCGGAACAGTTATTTCAATCACCATCAGGGTCGGCGCAAGCGGGCCAAGGTCCGAATCCGGAAATACCTTGAAGCAGGGCTGTGCTTCGTCGAGGTGAAGCTCAAGGACAAGCGCGGCGCCACCGTCAAGAAGCGACTGCCCTACGATCCGGTCAAATTCGGTGTCCTTGACGAGACAGCGCTGGACTATGTCCACGACGCCTATTTCGACCAGTATCGTCAGGAATTTCCATACGAACTCTCGCGCGTCGTCGACATGCGCTATGTCCGCATGACGCTTGTCGCCAAGCGGGGCGGCGAGCGTATGACGATCGATAGCCAGCTGCGTTTTTTTGCACTTGGCTCATCGCACGCCGTTCGTGACGACCGCTTCATCCTGGAAACGAAATCCGCGAACGGCAACGGGATAGCCGACCGCATTTTGCGGACGCTGCACCAGCACCCGACGAAGCATTGTTCAAAATACTGCACGGCGATCGCGATCCTCAACCAAGGTACGAAGCACAACAAGTTTCTTCCGGCCCTCCGCAAGCTTGGGAGCGTTCCCGGGCAACAACGGGAATTGACCGTCTCACCGATCGAAAAGGAATTCGCCGCATGA
- a CDS encoding esterase-like activity of phytase family protein, with translation MTNPNGVRRMSNRLAWSSLLLASAALTTPSAVGAGAADLEVLDSMEIPAEGANETTIEEFSGLAWDEDEQLLYAVSDGGVLHHFRIRIDGTQIAEIQPVFSVPIAATTSEVSGGSVTNAEGLTALNEDNGKQSDTELLIAFEDGPAIVRLTPQGKRIAEIPLPGPLADEKQYSKKNSRLEAVAVDKRHGILTAPERPLVSQPEDRHMLYAVDGTTWSFGAFQPDSRLKAIEKLPDGNLLILERTREEKGGAPTARLRYLDFAACSAKRECHLAELLAVPDAMLVNNFEGLARLSDDLFLMVTDMTKKDAEPTTFVLFKVTVAP, from the coding sequence ATGACAAACCCAAACGGTGTTCGCCGCATGTCCAACCGTCTTGCATGGTCTTCGCTGCTGCTTGCTTCAGCCGCGCTGACAACGCCGAGTGCGGTCGGAGCCGGCGCGGCAGACCTAGAGGTCCTGGACAGCATGGAAATTCCGGCGGAGGGCGCGAACGAAACGACAATCGAGGAATTTTCCGGCCTGGCTTGGGACGAGGATGAGCAGCTTCTATACGCGGTCTCCGATGGCGGCGTTCTCCATCATTTTCGTATTCGCATAGATGGGACCCAGATCGCGGAGATCCAACCCGTCTTCTCCGTGCCGATCGCAGCGACGACAAGTGAGGTTTCCGGCGGGTCCGTCACCAATGCGGAAGGCCTCACCGCGCTCAACGAAGACAATGGCAAGCAATCCGACACTGAGTTGCTGATTGCGTTCGAGGATGGGCCCGCGATTGTTCGGCTTACACCGCAGGGCAAACGGATCGCCGAGATCCCATTGCCTGGCCCCTTGGCGGACGAGAAGCAATACAGCAAGAAGAACAGCCGCCTTGAAGCGGTAGCGGTCGACAAGCGTCATGGTATCCTGACGGCGCCGGAACGGCCCCTGGTGAGCCAACCGGAGGACCGTCACATGCTTTATGCGGTAGACGGAACGACCTGGTCGTTCGGGGCCTTCCAACCTGATAGCAGGCTCAAGGCGATCGAGAAGTTGCCGGACGGCAATCTCCTTATCCTGGAGCGAACCCGCGAGGAAAAGGGCGGCGCACCAACAGCGCGCCTGCGCTATCTCGACTTCGCTGCCTGCTCCGCGAAACGGGAGTGCCACCTTGCGGAGCTTTTAGCCGTGCCTGATGCAATGCTGGTGAACAACTTCGAGGGACTGGCACGCCTCTCTGACGATCTGTTTCTCATGGTCACCGACATGACAAAGAAGGACGCGGAACCGACGACTTTCGTCCTGTTCAAGGTCACGGTGGCTCCGTGA
- a CDS encoding inorganic phosphate transporter codes for MPASVLFLCPDANGDGIDSWIIVSCALVMAAGTPGGGWRIVKTLGHKMVKLHPSTVSLPNEFGDNSFARRAVRHARIAHAQHLDRHHGCGLCQVPARVEVDGD; via the coding sequence TTGCCGGCCTCGGTGCTATTTCTGTGCCCTGATGCCAACGGGGATGGCATCGACAGCTGGATCATCGTCAGCTGCGCTTTGGTGATGGCGGCCGGTACACCCGGCGGCGGTTGGCGCATCGTCAAGACGCTCGGCCACAAAATGGTCAAGCTGCACCCATCCACGGTTTCGCTGCCCAATGAGTTCGGCGACAATTCTTTCGCTCGTCGCGCAGTTCGCCATGCCCGTATCGCCCACGCACAGCATCTCGACCGCCATCATGGGTGCGGGCTTTGCCAAGTGCCCGCACGCGTTGAGGTGGACGGTGATTGA